A window of Candidatus Methylomirabilota bacterium contains these coding sequences:
- a CDS encoding ABC transporter substrate-binding protein, with protein MTCRAILLGWIALLLWGVADASPLTIVDDAGRSVTLSGPPKRIMTLTPGHTEILFALGAGDRIVAVDQWSDFPAAAKVKPQIAPFTPNLEQVLRLHPDLILSTHGGADLLLPLERHGIRVMIFAPRTLEHLYRNILLIGRIADAEARAESLVGAMRQRVAAVVAKVRDAPRPTLFIEVDGTDPDRPFTAGPGSFIDVLVRLAGGVNVAAHSRTAWPQFSLEELVKADPDLIILADPLAPVNPDAPGLAARRPGWGRLRAVRLGAVAAIDANLISRPGPRIVEGLERLAGLVHSDRFR; from the coding sequence ATGACGTGCCGGGCGATTCTGCTGGGCTGGATTGCACTGTTGCTGTGGGGAGTTGCCGACGCATCTCCCCTCACGATTGTCGATGACGCAGGGCGGTCCGTGACATTGAGCGGGCCGCCCAAGCGGATCATGACGCTCACGCCGGGCCATACCGAGATCCTGTTCGCCTTGGGTGCCGGGGACCGCATCGTCGCCGTCGATCAATGGAGCGACTTTCCAGCCGCGGCGAAGGTCAAACCACAGATTGCTCCCTTCACCCCCAACCTGGAGCAGGTCCTGCGTCTCCATCCCGACCTGATTCTCTCAACTCATGGGGGCGCCGACCTGCTGCTGCCCCTCGAGCGGCACGGGATCAGGGTGATGATCTTTGCACCGCGAACACTCGAACACCTTTACCGAAATATCCTTCTGATCGGACGGATCGCGGACGCTGAGGCGCGAGCCGAGAGCTTGGTCGGCGCCATGCGGCAGCGGGTAGCCGCGGTGGTGGCGAAGGTGCGAGACGCCCCCAGGCCCACACTCTTCATCGAGGTTGATGGCACCGATCCGGACCGTCCCTTCACAGCCGGTCCCGGATCATTTATCGATGTCCTTGTGCGACTTGCAGGCGGGGTCAACGTTGCTGCGCATTCGCGGACGGCGTGGCCACAGTTCAGTCTTGAAGAGCTTGTCAAGGCGGATCCCGACCTGATCATCCTGGCTGACCCTCTTGCGCCTGTAAACCCCGACGCGCCGGGACTGGCGGCTCGACGCCCGGGATGGGGACGCTTGCGGGCAGTACGTCTTGGAGCGGTCGCTGCGATCGATGCGAACCTGATCAGTCGGCCAGGGCCAAGGATTGTTGAGG